Proteins from a genomic interval of Beijerinckia indica subsp. indica ATCC 9039:
- a CDS encoding 3-hydroxybutyrate dehydrogenase produces the protein MLKDKTAVVTGSTSGIGLAYARAFAKEGANVLINGFGDAAAIEKERAAIESEFGVKAIYSPADMTKADEIAEMIALAEKTFGSVDVLVNNAGIQFVSPIEDFPIDKWNQIIAINLSSAFHTIHAAVPGMKSRKWGRIINTASAHALVASPFKSAYVAAKHGIAGLTKTVALETATFGITANAICPGYVWTPLVEKQIPDQAKARGISEEAVKRDVLLAAQPTKEFVTVEQVAALAVFLASDAAASITGSIIPIDGGWTAE, from the coding sequence ATGCTGAAAGATAAAACTGCCGTCGTTACCGGTTCCACGAGCGGAATCGGCCTCGCCTATGCTCGCGCCTTCGCTAAGGAAGGCGCCAATGTCCTCATCAACGGGTTCGGCGATGCCGCCGCGATCGAAAAAGAGCGCGCCGCCATCGAATCCGAATTCGGTGTCAAGGCTATCTATTCGCCAGCCGATATGACGAAAGCGGACGAAATCGCCGAGATGATCGCTCTGGCCGAAAAGACCTTCGGCTCGGTCGATGTGCTGGTGAATAATGCCGGCATCCAGTTCGTGTCACCGATCGAGGACTTTCCGATCGACAAATGGAACCAGATTATCGCCATCAATCTGTCTTCGGCCTTTCACACGATTCACGCCGCTGTTCCCGGCATGAAGAGCCGCAAATGGGGCCGCATCATCAACACGGCGTCCGCGCATGCGCTGGTCGCCTCGCCGTTTAAATCGGCCTATGTCGCGGCCAAACATGGCATTGCTGGATTGACCAAGACAGTGGCGCTCGAAACCGCAACCTTCGGCATCACCGCCAATGCCATCTGCCCGGGCTATGTCTGGACCCCTCTCGTCGAGAAGCAGATCCCGGATCAGGCCAAGGCGCGCGGCATCAGCGAAGAGGCCGTCAAGCGTGATGTCTTGCTCGCGGCACAGCCGACGAAGGAATTTGTGACCGTCGAACAGGTCGCGGCCCTGGCCGTGTTTCTCGCAAGCGACGCGGCTGCCTCCATTACCGGTTCAATCATTCCGATCGATGGCGGCTGGACCGCGGAATAA
- the fliF gene encoding flagellar basal-body MS-ring/collar protein FliF: MTVREQIERLWANLLKLGTKRLITLAVVGVSVFAMTGLAGYFLSRPALEVLYSGLDRQDVSRIASALKEADIPFDVNADGNSVLVRFGETARARMLLAEKGLPNSPNAGNELFDKLGSLGLTSFMQEVTRVRALEGELARTIQLMHGVKAARVHIVMPDEGSFRRTRQPPSASVVVRMESNDDPSAAKAIRHLVASAVPGMTVEEVTVLNTEGVLLASGADTVDGAPSGMIMLEKAVSREIIDNIRKTLTPYLGLRNFQISVAARLNTDKRQTNETIYNPDSKVERSIHVTRQNQNSQNSTVQSPTSVERNLPQENARSDDGKQSTEESQKRDELTNYEISSKVVNTVSGGYGIDNLSVAVLVNRASLISSLGEKPTPDALAKQMNEIEMLVASAAGAHKERGDIVKISAVDFIDPSHELEPQPPPSIGEMFLRQSTNLVNAATILVVAILLIWFGLRPATKAILANTRSTATAIDLRDEEEFQALEDDDAPPALPVWSPPSEPNLIEDLTSTPRHTPQKRLEQIVEYDEQQAAAVLKQWIHQGEEV; encoded by the coding sequence ATGACCGTTCGAGAACAAATCGAGCGTCTCTGGGCGAATTTGCTGAAGCTTGGCACGAAGCGTCTGATCACGCTTGCGGTCGTCGGCGTTTCTGTTTTCGCAATGACGGGATTAGCCGGATATTTCCTGAGTCGGCCGGCGCTCGAGGTCCTCTATTCTGGCCTGGACAGGCAGGACGTCAGCCGGATCGCTTCCGCTCTCAAGGAGGCGGATATTCCTTTTGATGTCAATGCTGACGGCAATAGCGTGCTGGTTCGCTTCGGGGAAACGGCGAGAGCGCGCATGCTCCTAGCGGAAAAAGGTCTGCCCAATAGCCCGAACGCTGGCAATGAACTGTTCGACAAGCTCGGATCTTTGGGACTGACGTCGTTCATGCAGGAAGTGACCCGTGTGCGCGCCCTCGAAGGGGAATTGGCCCGGACGATCCAGCTCATGCATGGCGTGAAAGCGGCGCGCGTTCATATCGTCATGCCGGATGAAGGCTCTTTTCGCCGGACACGTCAACCTCCCTCAGCTTCGGTCGTCGTACGAATGGAGTCGAACGATGATCCGAGTGCGGCAAAGGCGATTCGTCATCTTGTCGCATCCGCCGTCCCGGGCATGACGGTTGAAGAGGTCACGGTTCTGAATACGGAGGGTGTGCTGCTCGCATCTGGAGCCGATACAGTCGATGGCGCTCCCAGCGGCATGATCATGCTCGAAAAGGCGGTCTCTCGGGAAATCATTGATAATATCAGAAAGACTCTGACGCCTTATTTGGGTCTACGCAATTTCCAGATCAGCGTCGCGGCTCGTCTCAACACCGATAAGCGACAGACGAATGAAACGATCTACAATCCCGATTCGAAGGTCGAACGTTCCATTCACGTCACAAGGCAGAATCAGAATTCACAGAACTCCACGGTCCAATCCCCGACATCGGTCGAACGCAATCTTCCTCAGGAAAATGCACGGTCCGATGATGGCAAGCAATCGACTGAGGAAAGCCAGAAACGGGATGAACTGACCAATTATGAAATCTCTTCAAAAGTGGTCAATACCGTCAGCGGCGGCTATGGAATCGACAATCTGTCCGTGGCGGTCCTTGTCAATCGCGCGAGCTTGATCTCCTCCCTGGGTGAAAAGCCCACGCCGGACGCGTTAGCCAAGCAGATGAACGAAATTGAGATGTTGGTCGCATCAGCGGCGGGTGCTCATAAGGAGCGAGGAGACATCGTCAAAATTTCGGCTGTGGACTTTATCGATCCAAGTCATGAACTCGAGCCGCAGCCGCCGCCATCCATCGGTGAAATGTTCCTGCGTCAGTCCACCAATCTCGTCAACGCGGCCACGATCCTCGTTGTGGCGATCCTCCTCATCTGGTTCGGCTTGCGTCCGGCAACCAAGGCCATTCTGGCGAATACACGAAGCACCGCGACAGCGATCGATCTGAGAGATGAGGAAGAATTCCAAGCCTTGGAGGATGATGACGCACCGCCGGCCTTGCCTGTCTGGTCGCCGCCTTCTGAACCCAATCTTATCGAGGATTTGACCAGTACGCCAAGACACACACCTCAGAAGCGGCTCGAACAGATCGTCGAGTATGACGAGCAGCAAGCGGCCGCTGTCTTAAAGCAGTGGATTCACCAAGGGGAAGAAGTATGA
- the cobS gene encoding adenosylcobinamide-GDP ribazoletransferase, with protein MDLTSKETMHFVDAPFLRDLSFCLRFYTRLPIPALGGETDPHGTENGFERLTRAVRVLPLAGVLIGGFGAAVLLLTSWIGFGPWLAGPLSILALILATGGLHEDGLADCADGFAGGFSVARKLEIMRDSRLGTYGVLALILALWLRIAGLATIGEGSLVLAAFVLVAAAALSRTMALLPLSILPPARADGAGFNAGRPSPVIVIQAFGLAAAVGLLPLAAGASLLRVLFALAIALAAAYGLTRLAYTQIRGHTGDVAGAVQQIVEIVYLLCFAAG; from the coding sequence ATGGATTTGACCTCAAAGGAAACCATGCATTTTGTCGACGCCCCCTTTTTAAGAGACCTCTCTTTCTGCCTGCGGTTTTATACACGCTTGCCGATTCCCGCTTTGGGCGGCGAAACCGATCCGCATGGCACCGAGAATGGATTTGAGCGGCTGACGCGGGCGGTTCGTGTTCTGCCGCTTGCTGGCGTTCTCATCGGTGGTTTTGGCGCTGCCGTGCTGTTGCTCACATCCTGGATCGGCTTTGGTCCCTGGCTCGCCGGGCCCTTGTCAATTCTCGCACTCATCCTGGCGACCGGGGGGTTGCATGAGGATGGGCTCGCCGATTGCGCGGATGGGTTTGCGGGTGGTTTTTCCGTCGCGCGCAAATTGGAGATCATGCGTGACAGCCGGCTTGGAACCTATGGCGTTCTGGCCCTGATCCTGGCTCTGTGGTTGCGCATTGCTGGTCTTGCGACGATCGGCGAAGGGAGCCTTGTTCTTGCCGCCTTTGTGCTCGTGGCGGCTGCGGCCCTCTCCCGCACAATGGCGCTTTTGCCCTTGTCGATCTTGCCTCCGGCGCGGGCGGATGGTGCGGGTTTCAATGCCGGGCGGCCAAGTCCGGTGATCGTGATTCAGGCTTTTGGTCTTGCCGCCGCCGTTGGTTTGCTGCCACTCGCGGCGGGTGCTTCTCTCTTGAGGGTCCTATTCGCCTTGGCGATTGCGCTGGCAGCAGCCTATGGCCTCACTCGTCTGGCCTATACACAGATTCGAGGGCATACTGGCGATGTGGCCGGGGCGGTCCAACAAATTGTGGAAATTGTCTATTTGCTCTGCTTCGCGGCGGGATAG
- a CDS encoding LLM class flavin-dependent oxidoreductase, with the protein MGVKFIGYIGFNNTSELHNGVRHRILDRDYVNAAAKAQEAGGFDRVLIPFGSNTPESQIVAAHAAAITTTLGFLVAHRPGFTQPTLAARQLATLDQLSNGRVAVHIITGGADDEMARDGDVGTTKAERYARTDEYLTVLKEEWNATQPFDHSGRFYQVRGALSAIHPTNLPIFFGGTSAEAIDVAGRHAEVYATWGETLEATREIVARVKASAARYGREVGFSLSLRPVIAETEEKAWRRADDIVAQVRANREALGLPISGHQPPNDGSRRLLETASRARQDTRLWTGVAQLTGAQGNSTGLVGTPEQVAHALLDYYDIGIDHFLIRGFEPLDDAIAYGRDLIPLVRELVAERDSRRLAVAS; encoded by the coding sequence ATGGGCGTCAAGTTCATCGGCTATATTGGTTTCAACAATACATCAGAGCTGCACAATGGCGTGCGGCATCGGATCCTCGACCGCGATTATGTCAATGCAGCTGCCAAGGCACAGGAGGCCGGCGGCTTCGACCGGGTGCTGATCCCCTTCGGCTCAAATACCCCTGAGAGCCAGATCGTCGCCGCTCATGCGGCCGCCATCACGACCACGCTCGGCTTTCTCGTTGCGCATCGTCCCGGCTTCACCCAGCCGACGCTCGCCGCGCGTCAACTCGCGACGCTAGATCAGCTTTCGAACGGCCGCGTCGCCGTCCATATCATCACGGGCGGCGCCGATGACGAAATGGCGCGCGACGGCGATGTCGGCACCACCAAGGCTGAACGTTATGCCCGCACCGACGAATATCTTACCGTCTTGAAGGAAGAATGGAACGCGACACAGCCGTTCGATCATAGCGGCCGCTTCTATCAGGTCCGCGGAGCTCTCAGCGCCATCCATCCAACCAATCTACCCATCTTTTTCGGCGGCACTTCGGCCGAAGCCATCGATGTCGCGGGCCGTCATGCCGAAGTTTATGCGACCTGGGGCGAGACGCTTGAAGCCACGAGAGAAATCGTGGCTAGGGTCAAAGCTTCCGCCGCGCGTTACGGCCGCGAGGTCGGCTTTTCCCTATCGTTGCGTCCAGTCATTGCGGAAACGGAAGAAAAGGCCTGGCGCCGCGCCGACGACATCGTCGCGCAGGTCCGCGCCAATCGCGAAGCCTTGGGCCTGCCCATCAGCGGGCATCAGCCACCGAATGACGGCTCACGTCGCCTTCTGGAGACCGCCAGCAGAGCGCGACAGGATACGCGGCTCTGGACTGGCGTCGCACAATTGACCGGTGCCCAAGGCAATTCGACGGGTCTCGTCGGAACGCCGGAACAAGTCGCTCACGCCCTGCTCGACTATTACGATATTGGAATCGATCATTTCCTGATCCGCGGGTTCGAACCGCTCGACGATGCGATCGCCTATGGCCGCGATCTTATCCCGCTCGTCCGCGAATTGGTGGCGGAGCGCGACAGCCGTCGTTTGGCCGTGGCGAGCTGA
- a CDS encoding rhodanese-like domain-containing protein, whose translation MTTIDARSIRHALLTRNEITIIDPRDEHSFAQGHPLFAAQIPLERIAIEAPTRLPRLDALLVIYDQGEGLAEKAASVFKGLGYSDVRLLEGGLQAWRDAGYELFQDVNSASKAFGELVEQRRHTPSLPAQEVKALIDEGADVVVLDARRFDEYRTMSIPTGTSVPGAELVLRAGALAPDPQTTIIVNCAGRTRSIIGTQSLINAGLPNPVRALRNGTIGWTLAGQSLETGQQRRAPAVEGDAATQARSRTHEVAYRAGVKWIDSTDLAALAEEPGRTLYRFDVRLPEDYALGHIPGFLNAQGGQLVQETDHFAPVRGARIVLADDLGARAEMTASWLAQMGWEVYVLSPGYSGELEQGQGVAPPPRGPEGRYKRPYEGTDNKTEAMQAYLDWEFGLIAQLQRDATHGFFVI comes from the coding sequence ATGACGACCATTGACGCCCGCTCTATCCGCCATGCTCTTTTGACTCGCAATGAGATCACGATCATCGATCCGCGCGACGAGCATAGTTTCGCGCAAGGACACCCCTTGTTCGCCGCCCAGATTCCCCTGGAACGGATCGCCATAGAGGCGCCGACGCGGTTGCCGCGGCTTGATGCTCTTCTGGTCATTTATGATCAGGGAGAAGGGCTGGCGGAAAAGGCCGCCTCCGTCTTCAAAGGCTTGGGATACAGCGACGTGCGCCTTCTCGAGGGCGGCCTGCAGGCTTGGCGCGACGCCGGCTATGAATTGTTTCAGGACGTCAACAGCGCCTCCAAGGCCTTCGGTGAATTGGTGGAACAGCGGCGGCATACACCGTCTCTGCCGGCCCAGGAGGTCAAAGCCTTGATCGACGAGGGCGCCGATGTCGTCGTCCTCGACGCCCGCCGGTTCGATGAATATCGCACCATGAGCATACCGACGGGCACCAGCGTGCCCGGAGCCGAACTTGTATTGCGGGCTGGCGCCCTCGCACCCGATCCACAAACGACGATCATCGTCAATTGCGCGGGGCGGACCCGCAGCATCATCGGCACGCAATCCCTGATCAATGCCGGTCTCCCTAATCCGGTGCGCGCACTCCGCAATGGCACTATCGGCTGGACCTTGGCCGGTCAATCGCTCGAAACGGGACAACAACGCCGCGCGCCCGCCGTTGAGGGCGATGCGGCGACACAAGCACGGTCCCGCACGCACGAGGTCGCCTATCGCGCTGGCGTCAAATGGATCGATTCCACGGATCTCGCCGCATTGGCCGAGGAGCCAGGACGCACACTCTATCGTTTCGATGTGCGCCTGCCGGAGGATTATGCTCTCGGACATATCCCTGGTTTTCTCAATGCTCAGGGCGGCCAGCTCGTTCAGGAAACGGATCATTTCGCGCCGGTGCGCGGCGCGAGGATCGTTCTCGCCGACGATCTCGGCGCGAGGGCCGAGATGACGGCCTCCTGGCTCGCCCAGATGGGGTGGGAGGTCTATGTCCTCTCCCCCGGCTATTCCGGCGAACTGGAACAAGGCCAAGGTGTGGCGCCTCCGCCGCGCGGTCCTGAGGGCCGCTACAAACGACCCTATGAAGGAACCGACAACAAAACCGAAGCCATGCAGGCTTATCTCGATTGGGAATTCGGCCTGATTGCGCAGCTCCAGCGCGACGCGACGCATGGCTTTTTCGTCATCTGA
- a CDS encoding flagellin produces MLDKMHDRLGPGLDPMASGRSVVPAKIRYVPTSFSNHFLGHTMSSLLTNTSSMTALQVLSQTQQSLQKTQSEISTGQRISSAADGASYWSIATKMKSTVGALGAVSDALAGSAQLVSTMNNGVINSVSVLQVIQRDLVQASNPGADKQKIQDDIGTQQKLLISIGQSSTFNGINLLAASAASTQSFVASYDSTNGVSSLNIDTSNTLLFTTDANGVYAATSSGAVGILDKAGANYTGGSVLNFDISSATAGDIANILKDVGSAIDKVTAAGSYLGATTNNINVQANFISNLSDSLTSGVGALVDANMNEASTKLAALQVQQQLGIQALSIANSNTQLILRLFQ; encoded by the coding sequence TTGTTAGACAAGATGCATGACAGATTGGGTCCTGGTTTGGATCCAATGGCATCAGGCCGCTCTGTTGTACCGGCGAAAATCCGGTATGTCCCCACCTCTTTTTCAAATCATTTTTTGGGGCATACAATGTCTAGCCTTCTGACCAATACTTCCTCCATGACGGCTCTGCAGGTTCTCAGCCAGACCCAGCAGTCCTTGCAAAAAACACAAAGTGAGATTTCAACCGGCCAGCGTATTTCCAGCGCGGCGGATGGTGCCTCCTATTGGTCGATCGCGACCAAGATGAAGTCGACTGTCGGTGCGCTTGGTGCTGTCTCCGACGCCCTTGCCGGCAGCGCCCAGTTGGTTTCGACCATGAACAACGGCGTGATCAATTCCGTTTCCGTTCTTCAGGTGATCCAGCGGGACCTTGTGCAGGCCTCCAACCCTGGTGCTGATAAGCAGAAAATTCAGGACGATATCGGTACGCAGCAGAAGCTGCTGATCAGCATCGGCCAGTCTTCGACGTTCAACGGCATCAATCTCCTTGCGGCCTCTGCCGCAAGCACGCAGTCGTTTGTTGCTTCCTATGATTCGACCAACGGCGTTAGCAGCCTGAATATCGACACGAGCAATACGCTTCTGTTCACCACAGATGCAAATGGTGTCTATGCAGCCACAAGCAGCGGCGCCGTCGGCATTCTCGACAAGGCTGGTGCCAATTACACCGGTGGGTCGGTTTTGAACTTCGATATCAGCTCGGCGACCGCCGGTGATATCGCCAATATCTTGAAAGATGTCGGGTCGGCGATCGACAAAGTCACCGCGGCTGGTAGCTACTTGGGCGCGACGACCAACAACATCAATGTCCAGGCGAACTTCATTTCCAATCTGAGTGATTCGCTGACGTCTGGTGTTGGTGCCCTCGTTGACGCCAATATGAACGAAGCCTCGACCAAGCTTGCGGCCCTCCAGGTTCAGCAGCAATTGGGTATCCAGGCTCTGAGCATCGCCAATTCGAACACCCAGTTGATCCTGCGCCTGTTCCAGTAA
- a CDS encoding acetoacetate decarboxylase — translation MKEHEVLANAFAMPLTSPAFPRGPYRFVDREFLIITYRTDPDKLRAVIPAPLEFDEPIVRYEFIRMPDSTGFGDYTESGQIIPVTFYGHKGNYSHSMYLNDEAPLAGGRELWGFPKKLASPSLTRESDHLLGTLDYGPTRIATATMGYKHQPADLEAVKKSFETPNYLLKIIPNPDGTPRICEIVQYPLIDVTVKGAWTGPGALALTPHALAPVADLPVLEVISTIHILSDLTLGLGKIVHDYLKK, via the coding sequence ATGAAAGAGCATGAGGTGCTTGCGAACGCTTTTGCTATGCCATTGACGAGCCCCGCGTTTCCGCGCGGCCCTTATCGTTTCGTCGATCGTGAATTCCTGATCATTACTTATCGCACAGACCCCGACAAATTGCGGGCGGTGATCCCCGCTCCACTCGAATTCGACGAACCGATCGTTCGCTATGAGTTCATCCGCATGCCGGATTCGACGGGTTTTGGCGACTACACCGAGAGCGGCCAGATCATTCCCGTGACCTTTTATGGCCACAAGGGGAATTACAGTCATAGCATGTATCTGAACGACGAAGCCCCCTTGGCGGGCGGCCGCGAATTATGGGGCTTTCCGAAAAAACTCGCCAGCCCAAGCCTCACCCGCGAAAGCGATCATCTGCTCGGTACGCTGGACTATGGTCCGACGCGCATCGCCACGGCGACAATGGGATATAAACACCAGCCAGCCGATCTCGAGGCCGTGAAAAAATCCTTCGAGACGCCAAATTATCTGTTGAAGATCATCCCCAATCCCGACGGCACACCACGTATTTGCGAGATTGTCCAATATCCGCTCATCGATGTCACCGTAAAAGGGGCATGGACCGGTCCTGGCGCCTTGGCTTTGACACCACATGCGCTTGCCCCGGTCGCCGATCTGCCCGTGCTCGAGGTGATCTCGACCATTCATATTCTCAGCGATCTGACGCTCGGCCTCGGCAAAATCGTTCATGATTATCTGAAAAAATAA
- a CDS encoding class II aldolase/adducin family protein, producing the protein MNQIIRNEKFQLRAEPPRATFEEERLYRKRRLAASYRIFALKGYDLGLAGHITARDPEFTDRFWVAPLGPWFGHIRVSDLVQVDHGGNILVGEGPINQAGFAIHSEIHKAHPDIISAAHSHSVYGKAWSTLGRLLDPISQDSCFFYDNHVLFDDFTGIVLDTSEGARIAAALGDKRAAILQNHGILTVGKSVESAVASYIALENACETQLLAEAAGTIKPIRPEVARHTSEQMRGVDPGAFGFRPLWERILREQPDFLE; encoded by the coding sequence ATGAATCAGATCATTCGCAACGAGAAATTCCAGTTGCGTGCCGAACCGCCGCGCGCGACCTTCGAGGAAGAAAGACTCTATCGCAAACGCCGGCTGGCGGCCTCGTACCGGATCTTCGCCCTCAAGGGCTATGATCTCGGGCTCGCCGGCCACATTACCGCGCGCGATCCCGAATTTACCGATCGCTTCTGGGTCGCCCCGCTTGGTCCATGGTTTGGGCATATTCGCGTCTCCGATCTGGTGCAGGTCGATCATGGGGGCAATATTCTCGTCGGCGAGGGTCCGATCAATCAGGCCGGTTTCGCGATCCATTCGGAAATTCACAAAGCGCATCCCGATATTATCTCGGCGGCGCATTCCCATTCCGTTTACGGCAAGGCCTGGTCCACCTTGGGCCGTCTGCTCGATCCGATCAGTCAAGACAGTTGCTTCTTTTACGACAATCACGTGCTGTTCGACGATTTCACCGGCATTGTGCTCGACACATCGGAAGGTGCGCGCATTGCTGCGGCCCTCGGGGATAAACGCGCCGCCATTCTCCAAAATCACGGAATTCTCACCGTCGGCAAAAGCGTGGAAAGCGCGGTGGCGAGCTATATCGCCCTCGAAAATGCCTGCGAGACACAACTCCTCGCCGAAGCCGCGGGAACGATCAAGCCGATCAGGCCCGAAGTCGCCCGCCACACATCGGAGCAAATGCGCGGGGTCGATCCAGGCGCCTTCGGCTTTCGCCCCCTTTGGGAACGCATCCTTCGCGAGCAACCCGATTTTCTTGAATAG
- a CDS encoding FAD-dependent oxidoreductase produces MTVREIDYLLLGGGGAAASAAATLRLEGATGSIMILSADDLLPYYRPSLSKQFLLGQSSEKQILLHPRNFYEEKNIEFVLGRAVTAVDCAQGLVRTAAGDEIRYRQLLIATGLRPKRLALPGTDLPGVHYLRSKTECVITREQIASGAKHAVVLGASFLGMEIAMTLLELGLHVTLIECHDLVLPHIESEKISNHFKLHAEERGAHILLRDTITAIHGTSKIQEVETQSGVRLPCDLLMVSIGGEPATDFLAGSGIALDDGLVIVDDQLRTNVQNVYAAGDVTSFHDPVFAQRRHIEHWDSAIKQGRLAARNMLGRRMRYDEVSYFFCDIGEISFSMLGAPEEANERIARGSLTTKSMALFYLKDDVVRALFSVGRPTEETRNVEGLIRYRVNLHDIKDRLHDPEAPLDQIPTQTVLVLQGGGALGAFECGVVKALEEERIFPDIVAGISIGALNGAIVASNPRHATEALESFWKDLRVTSAFMLDGKTTNAATSLGILMFGVPNFFRPRWLPSFSNPLPLPTDWTSFYDVAPMRKLITKYVDFSALKTSPVRLLVGAVNVVTAELEVFDSYVDDMTPDHVLASGSLPPGFPWTEINGQAYWDGGVVSNSPLDIVMERCGPDGKRVYIVDLFSGQRPLPTNLVEVIARRDEIIYAERVRNDIRMRELIDSYRQLVNNILDLVDQQAQAKIKQRPLYIELMGDGATMDITRFVRAGRKGEPSSRDYDFTDVSIRTNQAEGYALVKNQLEEAKRPLDKNHAEIGT; encoded by the coding sequence ATGACGGTAAGAGAGATCGATTATCTTCTTCTTGGAGGAGGAGGCGCGGCGGCAAGCGCCGCCGCGACGCTCCGTTTGGAAGGTGCTACCGGCTCGATCATGATACTCTCGGCCGATGATCTGCTTCCCTATTACCGCCCCTCCCTCTCCAAACAATTTTTGCTGGGCCAATCATCCGAAAAACAGATTCTTCTCCATCCTCGGAATTTTTACGAAGAGAAGAATATCGAATTCGTCTTGGGGCGCGCAGTGACGGCCGTCGATTGCGCGCAAGGGCTTGTGCGAACGGCCGCAGGCGATGAAATTCGATATAGGCAATTATTGATCGCAACCGGCCTACGGCCAAAGCGCCTCGCCCTTCCAGGCACGGATCTTCCTGGCGTCCATTACCTGCGAAGCAAGACCGAGTGCGTGATAACCCGAGAGCAGATTGCCTCCGGTGCGAAACATGCCGTGGTCCTTGGCGCGAGCTTCCTCGGCATGGAAATCGCCATGACGCTCCTTGAGCTCGGCCTCCATGTCACACTCATCGAGTGTCATGATCTCGTGCTTCCCCATATCGAGTCGGAGAAAATCTCGAACCATTTCAAACTCCACGCCGAGGAGCGCGGCGCGCATATCTTACTGCGTGACACCATCACAGCGATCCACGGAACCAGCAAGATCCAGGAGGTAGAAACCCAATCGGGTGTCCGGTTGCCCTGCGATCTGCTGATGGTCAGTATTGGCGGGGAGCCCGCCACAGACTTTCTGGCGGGAAGCGGCATTGCGCTCGATGATGGCCTGGTCATCGTCGATGATCAACTCAGAACGAATGTTCAGAACGTCTACGCCGCCGGTGACGTGACAAGTTTTCATGATCCGGTCTTTGCGCAACGCCGCCATATCGAACATTGGGACAGTGCCATCAAGCAGGGGCGCCTCGCGGCCAGAAATATGCTCGGCCGCCGTATGCGTTATGATGAGGTGTCCTACTTCTTCTGTGATATCGGTGAAATCAGTTTCAGCATGCTGGGCGCGCCCGAAGAGGCTAACGAGCGGATCGCACGCGGCTCGCTGACGACCAAATCCATGGCCCTCTTTTACCTGAAGGATGATGTGGTCCGCGCGCTTTTTTCGGTGGGACGTCCGACCGAGGAGACGCGCAATGTTGAAGGCCTCATCCGCTACCGCGTCAATCTCCACGACATCAAAGACAGGCTTCACGACCCCGAAGCCCCCCTTGATCAGATTCCAACCCAGACGGTGCTCGTTCTTCAAGGCGGCGGAGCGCTCGGCGCGTTCGAATGCGGCGTGGTCAAGGCATTGGAGGAAGAGCGTATCTTTCCCGACATTGTCGCCGGCATTTCGATCGGTGCACTCAATGGGGCGATCGTGGCCAGCAATCCCCGCCATGCCACCGAGGCCCTGGAATCCTTCTGGAAGGATCTGCGGGTAACATCAGCATTTATGCTGGACGGTAAAACGACGAATGCGGCGACATCATTGGGAATTCTGATGTTCGGCGTGCCGAATTTCTTCCGTCCGCGCTGGCTGCCATCGTTTTCCAATCCTCTCCCCCTGCCAACTGACTGGACCAGTTTCTACGATGTCGCTCCGATGAGGAAACTCATCACCAAATATGTCGATTTCTCCGCCCTCAAAACCAGCCCGGTCCGCCTGCTAGTCGGTGCGGTCAATGTCGTGACCGCGGAACTGGAGGTTTTCGACAGCTATGTCGATGATATGACGCCGGACCATGTTTTGGCGAGTGGCAGCCTTCCACCCGGCTTTCCGTGGACCGAAATCAACGGCCAAGCCTATTGGGACGGTGGAGTGGTCAGCAATTCTCCGCTCGACATTGTCATGGAGCGTTGTGGGCCGGACGGCAAGCGCGTCTATATCGTCGATCTGTTCTCCGGACAGAGGCCACTTCCCACGAATTTGGTGGAGGTCATAGCAAGACGCGATGAGATCATCTACGCTGAGCGCGTGCGCAATGATATTCGTATGCGCGAATTGATCGATTCCTATCGTCAATTGGTCAATAATATCCTCGACCTCGTTGATCAGCAGGCCCAGGCTAAAATCAAGCAACGCCCACTCTATATCGAATTGATGGGAGATGGAGCCACAATGGATATCACGCGCTTCGTTCGCGCCGGACGAAAAGGTGAACCTTCCTCACGCGACTACGATTTTACCGATGTCTCGATCCGGACCAACCAGGCGGAAGGCTACGCACTGGTCAAGAACCAGCTTGAGGAAGCTAAGAGACCGTTGGACAAAAACCACGCCGAAATAGGGACTTAG